The following coding sequences lie in one Drosophila sulfurigaster albostrigata strain 15112-1811.04 chromosome 2R, ASM2355843v2, whole genome shotgun sequence genomic window:
- the LOC133837118 gene encoding fibroblast growth factor receptor homolog 1, whose protein sequence is MRGGSNSWCCNVASIMTRCLLLLLILQFHVLTTLARRTPTAVATSSSQEMSRDYDGIAPSPSLPNTTQSVNNINNADEDAIDGDDDDKLSGAPSGGSGNENAKQFAPRFKNPKKLRTLYTLPSGATLSLNCLAPGNPEPNITWYRQHSANWSRTYGIYRKTRWGITMEDLVPEDSSQYTCKVCNPLGCVSHVMNVMVSDRVNHKPILLKGPANLTLMINESGQMECKYLSDLTSKKAWIFVPCNNTNDCSMNRTVIASDVDILYFKNVTLEQEGWYTCTESNSLGQATNQAYLRVVRSREVNMGSVMRNMLTVGIIVIVMLILFCVFFVTYAVRKMKHERLLKQRIETVHQWTKKVIIYKPSSGGDSSGSMDTMIMPVVRIEKQRTTVLQSGNEPVPFNEYEFPLDSNWELSRGQLVLGATLGEGAFGRVVMAEVNNAIVAVKMVKEGHTDDDIASLVREMEVMKIIGRHINIINLLGCCSQSGPLYVIVEYAPHGNLKDFLYKNRPLTKEQLEGSHSPPLAPPQHIITEKDLIKFAHQIARGMDYLASRRCIHRDLAARNVLVSDDYVLKIADFGLARDIQSTDYYRKNTNGRLPIKWMAPESLQEKFYDSQSDVWSYGILLWEIMTFGGQPYPAIMSAEELYSYLMSGQRMEKPAKCSMNIYILMRQCWHFDASARPPFTEIVEYMDKLLQAKEEYLDVDIANLETPPSTSDEEEEEDGSDLEQSRYHY, encoded by the coding sequence atgcgtggcggcagcaacagttggTGCTGCAACGTTGCCAGCATCATGACACGCtgcctcttgttgttgctgatctTGCAATTCCATGTCCTGACAACGCTCGCAAGACGAACGCCAACCGCCGTCgccacatcatcatcacagGAGATGAGCCGGGATTACGATGGCATTGCGCCGTCGCCGTCATTGCCGAATACCACACAAAGTgtcaacaacattaacaacgCTGATGAGGATGCCATcgatggcgatgatgatgacaagtTGAGTGGTGCCCCAAGTGGTGGCAGCGGCAATGAGAATGCCAAACAGTTTGCGCCCCGCTTCAAGAATCCCAAAAAACTAAGAACACTCTACACCCTACCATCGGGTGCAACGCTATCACTAAATTGTCTGGCACCCGGCAATCCAGAACCAAACATCACCTGGTATCGTCAGCACAGCGCCAACTGGTCACGCACCTATGGCATCTATCGCAAAACTCGCTGGGGCATCACGATGGAAGACCTCGTGCCAGAGGATTCGAGTCAATATACGTGCAAGGTGTGCAATCCGCTGGGCTGCGTCAGTCATGTGATGAACGTGATGGTCAGTGATCGTGTCAACCATAAACCCATTCTCCTCAAAGGTCCCGCCAATCTGACGCTGATGATCAACGAAAGCGGTCAAATGGAGTGCAAATATCTTTCGGATTTGACCAGCAAAAAGGCGTGGATCTTTGTGCCCTGCAACAACACCAACGATTGCAGCATGAATCGCACAGTTATTGCCTCCGATGTGGATATACTGTACTTCAAGAATGTCACGCTGGAGCAGGAAGGTTGGTACACGTGCACTGAGAGCAATAGCCTGGGTCAGGCTACCAATCAGGCGTATTTGCGCGTGGTGCGCAGTCGTGAGGTCAACATGGGTAGTGTGATGCGTAATATGCTGACGGTGGGCATCATTGTCATCGTGATGTTGATTCTGTTTTGCGTGTTCTTCGTGACGTACGCGGTGCGCAAGATGAAGCATGAGAGGTTGCTCAAGCAACGCATCGAAACCGTGCATCAGTGGACGAAGAAAGTCATCATCTATAAGCCATCGAGTGGCGGTGACTCGAGTGGTTCCATGGACACCATGATTATGCCGGTGGTGCGCATTGAAAAGCAACGCACCACAGTGTTGCAGAGTGGAAATGAACCGGTTCCCTTCAATGAATATGAATTCCCCCTCGATTCGAATTGGGAACTATCTCGCGGTCAACTTGTCCTAGGCGCCACACTGGGTGAAGGTGCTTTTGGTCGTGTCGTGATGGCTGAGGTGAATAATGCTATTGTGGCAGTGAAGATGGTCAAAGAGGGACACACGGATGATGATATTGCCAGCTTGGTGCGTGAAATGGAAGTGATGAAGATCATTGGACGGCACATCAACATTATCAATCTGCTCGGCTGCTGCAGTCAAAGTGGACCGCTCTATGTGATTGTGGAATATGCACCGCATGGTAATCTCAAGGATTTCCTCTACAAGAATCGTCCGCTGACCAAGGAACAGCTCGAGGGTTCCCACTCCCCGCCCCTGGCACCACCACAGCACATCATTACCGAGAAGGATCTGATCAAGTTTGCCCATCAAATTGCCCGTGGCATGGACTATTTGGCCTCAAGGCGTTGCATTCATCGTGATTTGGCAGCACGCAATGTTTTGGTTAGCGATGATTATGTGCTGAAGATAGCGGACTTTGGTCTGGCTCGGGATATTCAGAGCACAGATTACTATCGTAAGAATACGAACGGGCGACTGCCCATCAAATGGATGGCGCCCGAATCGCTGCAGGAGAAATTCTACGATTCACAGAGTGATGTCTGGTCCTATGGCATATTGTTGTGGGAGATTATGACGTTTGGGGGCCAACCCTATCCGGCTATTATGTCCGCCGAGGAGCTATACAGCTATCTGATGTCCGGTCAGCGCATGGAGAAGCCAGCGAAGTGCTCGATGAACATTTACATTCTGATGCGACAGTGTTGG